Proteins from one Xenopus tropicalis strain Nigerian chromosome 1, UCB_Xtro_10.0, whole genome shotgun sequence genomic window:
- the sugp2 gene encoding SURP and G-patch domain-containing protein 2, which yields MASQRITRDTLDAEVQKKMKRYRMSFNQALSDTLRECQLEGASKSKLPMDNYDALYRDRERYSLRDALDRSWDREDIASQSYLRDYGRDSSPGRLNEPCLDRWRQGDSISRERVYREELSSDRRLQDLEALRAREHSEFLSRDLGYGSRRWEPERNQLRVAEYNLPRPAGYRDLNSELNRFEQRGNYSGLMQSAFKSPGNKGKGPAKQTRGGKVQRSPAGRGQAFRQGPEKGGQSAQESRFISGKKEAAATQPVGGELSKNPSAFVNAEDQSAALKHGLQMIRWSKFNTMENDNDLIKQHKALFKVETDACNKIVECFKYSMLKSQREQCFNAVKFLSHPALKNPKIDNELLDLLMASHTVQNLNDFFEVIKPFDKEMLIIQQRLLKCAIPLLIACNTFELKHSILTDQRQVLGALKNTVFLCRKSMVLLGQTFTMATAARQSNILNVLGLSDFQLKASDFPNVKDSFLFGKDFLRELKIWLKDNDRKPVLKARILPAEEGKDEPQPSVEEEIKDEKVADPEVVATIDKLLENAKNGYPADGEKPVFWFLFDKDSSEYKYYRQKLAQFQKSKGETQEAKIQTKKLKKAPAKTTNEAIRAMLYAKKALAVRKRINKSLAYSRKQRLRKASVKPSTCEPVKLVPKSEPKEEVSEAKPEIEELKKAESKPITDTTETTIEPPKVKEEKEEEVTECVKQKSSSDQEELDDKTKDTAVKLAQFVAQMGPELEQFSMENSINNPEFWFLREKNSPAYKFYQSKVEEFKLAEEKAANDDKEDDDDDDDDDDDFNLLEDDGELENIRTGDAEDSDEVEMDAECEAAEAPSVESPLVAAFTPMPTPAMPPLRRKRVTKLKVGMLPAKRVCLVEEPQVHDPIRIEYERPRGRGYNRNKKPSDLEFANKKLTEGNVGFQMLSKMGWKEGQGLGTSGSGIKNPVKVGSISSGEGLGVESGESSETNFDAFRQRMMQMYRQKITK from the exons ATGGCAAGTCAAAGGATCACACGTGATACACTTGATGCTGAAgtacaaaagaaaatgaaaaggtaTCGGATGAGTTTTAACCAAGCACTTTCTGACACTCTCCGTGAATGTCAACTTGAAG GTGCATCAAAGTCAAAGCTTCCAATGGATAATTACGATGCTCTTTATAGGGACCGTGAAAGATACTCTCTTCGTGATGCATTGGACAGAAGCTGGGATAGAGAGGATATAGCTAGTCAATCTTACCTCCGAGATTATGGTCGGGACTCTTCTCCAGGCCGACTCAATGAACCATGTTTAGACAGATGGAGGCAAGGTGACTCTATATCAAGGGAAAGGGTATACAGAGAAGAACTTTCTTCTGACCGCCGATTACAGGATCTTGAGGCGCTGAGAGCTAGAGAACACAGTGAATTTCTTTCAAGGGACCTTGGCTATGGCTCCAGGCGTTGGGAGCCTGAACGTAACCAACTGCGAGTTGCAGAATACAACTTACCCAGACCAGCAGGTTACAGGGATTTGAATTCAGAACTGAATCGTTTTGAGCAAAGAGGAAACTATTCAGGCCTTATGCAGTCAGCATTTAAGTCTCCAGGGAACAAGGGAAAAGGACCTGCAAAACAAACAAGAGGTGGCAAGGTTCAGCGTAGCCCAGCAGGGAGAGGGCAAGCATTTCGCCAGGGCCCAGAAAAAGGTGGACAGTCTGCTCAGGAAAGCCGTttcatttctggaaaaaaagaagCAGCAGCAACTCAGCCAGTGGGTGGTGAGCTATCCAAAAACCCATCAGCATTTGTAAATGCAGAAGATCAAAGTGCAGCATTAAAACATGGCTTACAAATGATAAGATGGTCCAAGTTCAACACCATGGAAAATGACAATGACCTTATAAAGCAGCACAAAGCTCTGTTCAAAGTAGAGACTGATGCTTGTAATAAAATTGTGGAGTGCTTCAAATATTCCATGCTAAAATCTCAAAGGGAACAGTGCTTTAATGCAGTAAAGTTCTTAAGTCACCCAGCTCTGAAGAATCCAAAGATAGACAATGAACTATTGGATCTTTTGATGGCATCGCACACTGTGCAAAACCTAAATGACTTCTTTGAAGTGATTAAACCTTTTGACAAGGAAATGCTGATAATTCAGCAACGTCTGCTAAAATGTGCTATTCCTTTGCTAATTGCCTGTAACACTTTTGAGTTAAAGCACTCAATTCTGACTGATCAGCGGCAGGTATTGGGGGCACTTAAAAATACAGTGTTTTTGTGTCGTAAGTCTATGGTGCTCTTAGGACAAACATTTACCATGGCAACAGCTGCCAGACAAAGTAATATTTTGAATGTACTTGGCCTGTCTGACTTTCAGCTAAAAGCTTCAGACTTTCCAAATGTGAAAGACTCTTTCCTTTTTGGGAAAGATTTCTTGCGAGAACTGAAAATTTGGTTAAAAGATAATGATAGAAAGCCAGTCTTAAAAGCAAGGATCCTTCCTGCAGAGGAAGGGAAAGATGAACCTCAGCCAAGTGTAGAAGAAGAAATCAAGG ATGAAAAAGTGGCAGACCCTGAAGTTGTTGCTACAATAGACAAGCTTCTAGAGAATGCAAAAAATGGATACCCTGCTGACGGAGAAAAGCCAGTGTTTTG GTTCTTGTTTGATAAGGACAGCAGTGAATATAAATATTATCGTCAAAAGCTTGCACAGTTCCAGAAGTCTAAAGGTGAAACACAGGAGGCCAAAATTCAAACAAAGAAGCTAAAGAAAGCCCCTGCAAAGACCACAAATGAAGCAATCAGAGCCATGCTATATGCAAAAAAAGCGCTGGCAGTAaggaaaagaataaataaaagtcTTGCATATTCAAGAAAGCAAAGACTAAGGAAGGCTAGCGTCAAGCCCTCTACCTGCGAGCCTGTAAAACTTGTACCAAAATCTGAGCCCAAAGAGGAGGTGTCTGAAGCAAAGCCAGAGATTGAAGAGCTGAAGAAAGCTGAAAGCAAACCAATCACAGACACTACAGAAACTACCATTGAACCACCAAAGGTGaaagaggagaaggaagaggaggtAACAGAATGTGTAAAGCAGAAATCCTCATCTGATCAGGAGGAGC TTGATGACAAGACCAAGGACACAGCAGTAAAACTTGCACAATTTGTAGCACAGATGGGTCCTGAACTGGAACAGTTTAGCATGGAAAACAGCATAAATAACCCAGAATTCTG GTTCTTACGAGAAAAGAACAGTCCAGCCTATAAATTTTATCAGAGTAAAGTTGAGGAGTTCAAACTTGCCGAGGAAAAGGCAGCAAATGATGACAAGgaagatgatgacgatgatgatgatgacgatgatgatttTAATTTGCTGGAAGATGATGGGGAACTGGAAAACATCAGAACAGGTGATGCTGAGGATTCAGATGAGGTTGAGATGGATGCAGAGTGTGAAGCTGCTGAGGCACCCTCTGTGGAAAGCCCACTTGTTGCTGCCTTTACCCCAATGCCCACCCCAGCAATGCCTCCATTAAGGCGGAAACGTGTTACAAAACTAAAAGTTGGCATGCTTCCAGCCAAAAGAGTCTGTCTAGTGGAAGAGCCCCAAG TGCATGATCCAATTCGCATAGAATATGAAAGACCCCGTGGCCGCGGTTATAACAGAAACAAG AAACCATCTGATCTAGAGTTTGCCAACAAGAAGTTAACAGAAGGGAATGTGGGTTTCCAAATGCTGAGCaagatgggatggaaggaaggacaAGGGCTAGGCACCAGTGGGTCAGGGATCAAAAATCCTGTTAAAGT GGGTTCAATCTCTTCAGGAGAGGGCTTAGGTGTGGAAAGTGGTGAGTCTTCAGAGACCAACTTTGATGCTTTCCGTCAAAGAATGATGCAAATGTACAGGCAAAAAATAACCAAATGA
- the armc6 gene encoding armadillo repeat-containing protein 6 isoform X1 encodes MKMACKWVTQETFDAIVQENMTEFEMDPEEALNEAIQQFESQGVDLTNIVKAVKKPCDENEVASNHDILQTLESLRKSVQSSSVSEISELLIKFGDQCKQGLAHRYLAGQKSAYSVILETWRLSEDDREALLNALYAMSALTEGQPDLLEASGQQLLLQTFKNHAGDAEVILLGTRLTRHVCLKHEQNRQDLVKAGILPLLTGAIKTHGSDADVVREACSALRIMTFDDDIRVPFGHAHDHAKMIVLENGGLKCLIEAAKAFTDNPGVLSELCGTVSRLCVRNEFCQDVVDLGGLNFMLALLADCIDHQELVKQVLSAIRAIAGNDDVKDAIVNSGGTDLIVLAMSRHLCSSQICDQGCAALAMLALRKPENCKVIMEGGGALAALQAMKAHPQDTSVQKQACMVIRNLVSRTRDFSQPILEMGAESLILQARSAHKDCDDVAKAALRDLGCKVELKELWTGQKGSLVH; translated from the exons ATGAAAATGGCATGTAAATGGGTAACCCAGGAAACATTTGATGCCATTGTGCAAGAAAATATGACTGAGTTTGAGATGGATCCAGAAGAAGCCCTAAATGAAGCTATCCAACAATTTGAGTCTCAAG GTGTTGACTTGACTAATATTGTAAAAGCAGTGAAGAAACCATGTGATGAAAATGAAGTTGCTTCAAATCACGATATTTTACAG ACTCTGGAGTCCTTGAGAAAATCTGTACAGTCGTCTTCTGTAAGTGAAATTTCTGAGCTCCTTATAAAATTTGGAGATCAGTGCAAGCAAGGATTGGCACATCGTTACTTGGCAGGACAGAAATCGGCCTATTCAGTTATACTAGAGACCTGGAGACTTTCAGAAGATGATCGTGAGGCTTTGCTGAATGCCTTGTATGCTATGTCTGCCCTTACTGAAGGGCAACCTGACTTACTAGAAGCCTCAGGGCAGCAACTGTTGCTTCAGACTTTTAAGAACCATGCAGGTGATGCAGAGGTTATTTTACTAGGCACACGTCTCACCCGCCATGTATGCTTAAAACATGAGCAGAATCGGCAGGATCTAGTGAAGGCAGGGATCTTGCCCCTCCTGACTGGGGCCATTAAAACTCATGGATCAGACGCAGATGTGGTTCGTGAGGCGTGCTCTGCTTTGAGAATTATGACATTTGATGATGACATCAGGGTGCCCTTTGGCCATGCCCATGATCATGCAAAGATGATCGTTTTGGAAAATGGCGGACTGAAGTGTTTAATTGAGGCAGCAAAAG CATTCACAGATAATCCAGGAGTCCTCAGTGAGCTCTGTGGCACCGTTTCCAGACTCTGTGTGCGCAACGAGTTTTGTCAAGATGTGGTGGATTTAGGTGGGCTTAATTTTATGCTGGCATTGTTAGCTGACTGCATTGACCACCAG GAATTGGTAAAGCAGGTTTTAAGTGCCATTAGAGCTATTGCTGGCAATGATGACGTGAAGGATGCAATTGTAAATTCTGGTGGGACAGACCTAATAGTCTTGGCCATGTCACGACACCTATGCAGTTCCCAG ATCTGTGATCAGGGCTGTGCAGCCCTTGCCATGCTAGCTCTGCGCAAACCAGAGAACTGTAAAGTGATCATGGAAGGAGGGGGAGCACTGGCAGCTCTTCAGGCGATGAAGGCACATCCACAGGACACCAGTGTTCAG AAACAGGCCTGCATGGTTATCAGGAACCTTGTCTCTCGAACTCGGGATTTCTCACAGCCTATTCTGGAAATGGGTGCAGAGTCCCTTATTCTCCAAGCCCGTAGTGCTCACAAGGATTGCGATGATGTGGCCAAAGCTGCCCTGAGAGATCTTGGCTGCAAAGTGGAACTTAAGGAACTATGGACTGGACAAAAGGGTAGCTTAGTCCACTAG
- the micos13 gene encoding MICOS complex subunit MIC13 → MASAALRILKFATKAGLAGGAVYVAYDQGLLGSGTQGEEVLKKTTAAIPPAIQEWANYFGWQIPSAPKLDFSICESWNWGVQKSVSALSSAPSKTCEYTAEGWKYIKELVK, encoded by the exons ATGGCTTCCGCAGCATTGAGGATACTCAA GTTTGCCACCAAAGCAGGCCTGGCTGGGGGAGCTGTGTATGTGGCGTATGACCAGGGGCTGCTGGGCAGTGGCACCCAAGGAGAGGAGGTGCTGAAGAAGACCACAGCTGCCATACCGCCTGCCATTCAAGAATGGGCTAATTACTTCGGCTGGCAG ATCCCATCTGCACCAAAATTAGACTTCTCTATCTGCGAGTCCTGGAATTGGG GTGTTCAAAAGTCTGTGTCTGCACTCTCATCTGCTCCAAGCAAGACTTGTGAATACACAGCAGAAGGATGGAAATATATAAAAGAGCTGGTGAAGTGA
- the armc6 gene encoding armadillo repeat-containing protein 6, which yields MACKWVTQETFDAIVQENMTEFEMDPEEALNEAIQQFESQGVDLTNIVKAVKKPCDENEVASNHDILQTLESLRKSVQSSSVSEISELLIKFGDQCKQGLAHRYLAGQKSAYSVILETWRLSEDDREALLNALYAMSALTEGQPDLLEASGQQLLLQTFKNHAGDAEVILLGTRLTRHVCLKHEQNRQDLVKAGILPLLTGAIKTHGSDADVVREACSALRIMTFDDDIRVPFGHAHDHAKMIVLENGGLKCLIEAAKAFTDNPGVLSELCGTVSRLCVRNEFCQDVVDLGGLNFMLALLADCIDHQELVKQVLSAIRAIAGNDDVKDAIVNSGGTDLIVLAMSRHLCSSQICDQGCAALAMLALRKPENCKVIMEGGGALAALQAMKAHPQDTSVQKQACMVIRNLVSRTRDFSQPILEMGAESLILQARSAHKDCDDVAKAALRDLGCKVELKELWTGQKGSLVH from the exons ATGGCATGTAAATGGGTAACCCAGGAAACATTTGATGCCATTGTGCAAGAAAATATGACTGAGTTTGAGATGGATCCAGAAGAAGCCCTAAATGAAGCTATCCAACAATTTGAGTCTCAAG GTGTTGACTTGACTAATATTGTAAAAGCAGTGAAGAAACCATGTGATGAAAATGAAGTTGCTTCAAATCACGATATTTTACAG ACTCTGGAGTCCTTGAGAAAATCTGTACAGTCGTCTTCTGTAAGTGAAATTTCTGAGCTCCTTATAAAATTTGGAGATCAGTGCAAGCAAGGATTGGCACATCGTTACTTGGCAGGACAGAAATCGGCCTATTCAGTTATACTAGAGACCTGGAGACTTTCAGAAGATGATCGTGAGGCTTTGCTGAATGCCTTGTATGCTATGTCTGCCCTTACTGAAGGGCAACCTGACTTACTAGAAGCCTCAGGGCAGCAACTGTTGCTTCAGACTTTTAAGAACCATGCAGGTGATGCAGAGGTTATTTTACTAGGCACACGTCTCACCCGCCATGTATGCTTAAAACATGAGCAGAATCGGCAGGATCTAGTGAAGGCAGGGATCTTGCCCCTCCTGACTGGGGCCATTAAAACTCATGGATCAGACGCAGATGTGGTTCGTGAGGCGTGCTCTGCTTTGAGAATTATGACATTTGATGATGACATCAGGGTGCCCTTTGGCCATGCCCATGATCATGCAAAGATGATCGTTTTGGAAAATGGCGGACTGAAGTGTTTAATTGAGGCAGCAAAAG CATTCACAGATAATCCAGGAGTCCTCAGTGAGCTCTGTGGCACCGTTTCCAGACTCTGTGTGCGCAACGAGTTTTGTCAAGATGTGGTGGATTTAGGTGGGCTTAATTTTATGCTGGCATTGTTAGCTGACTGCATTGACCACCAG GAATTGGTAAAGCAGGTTTTAAGTGCCATTAGAGCTATTGCTGGCAATGATGACGTGAAGGATGCAATTGTAAATTCTGGTGGGACAGACCTAATAGTCTTGGCCATGTCACGACACCTATGCAGTTCCCAG ATCTGTGATCAGGGCTGTGCAGCCCTTGCCATGCTAGCTCTGCGCAAACCAGAGAACTGTAAAGTGATCATGGAAGGAGGGGGAGCACTGGCAGCTCTTCAGGCGATGAAGGCACATCCACAGGACACCAGTGTTCAG AAACAGGCCTGCATGGTTATCAGGAACCTTGTCTCTCGAACTCGGGATTTCTCACAGCCTATTCTGGAAATGGGTGCAGAGTCCCTTATTCTCCAAGCCCGTAGTGCTCACAAGGATTGCGATGATGTGGCCAAAGCTGCCCTGAGAGATCTTGGCTGCAAAGTGGAACTTAAGGAACTATGGACTGGACAAAAGGGTAGCTTAGTCCACTAG